In one window of Microbacterium sp. PM5 DNA:
- the trmB gene encoding tRNA (guanosine(46)-N7)-methyltransferase TrmB, with product MPHETDAPRFRDKPVSFVRRSGRMSDAQERAWAELASRYVIDVQRDAAATSVLPGTSIVPAEVFGRAAPLTVEIGSGQGHAIVSAAAAAPDRDFLAVEVFRAGLARTMLDADRAGIRNLRLVEANAPEVLEHLLPEASVDELWIFFPDPWHKAKHNKRRLIAPPFPPLAARALRDGGRLRLATDWEDYARQMREVLAAAEEFVPAFDGEWAERFDGRVMTAFERKGIAKGREIRDLDYRRLPRTASGA from the coding sequence ATGCCGCACGAGACAGATGCTCCCCGTTTCCGCGACAAGCCCGTCTCGTTCGTGCGCCGCAGCGGCCGGATGAGCGACGCGCAGGAGCGCGCCTGGGCGGAGCTGGCCTCGCGGTACGTCATCGACGTGCAGCGCGATGCCGCGGCGACCAGCGTGCTTCCGGGGACCTCGATCGTGCCCGCCGAGGTGTTCGGCCGCGCCGCGCCCCTGACCGTGGAGATCGGATCGGGCCAGGGTCATGCGATCGTCAGCGCTGCGGCCGCCGCGCCCGACCGCGACTTTCTTGCGGTGGAGGTGTTCCGCGCGGGGCTGGCCCGTACGATGCTCGACGCCGACCGCGCCGGCATCCGCAACCTCCGCCTCGTCGAGGCGAACGCGCCTGAGGTCCTCGAGCACCTGCTGCCGGAGGCCAGCGTGGACGAGTTGTGGATCTTCTTCCCCGACCCGTGGCACAAAGCCAAGCACAACAAGCGCCGACTGATCGCGCCGCCGTTTCCGCCGCTGGCGGCACGGGCGCTGCGCGACGGCGGACGCCTGCGACTCGCGACCGACTGGGAGGACTACGCGCGGCAGATGCGTGAGGTCCTGGCCGCTGCCGAGGAGTTCGTCCCGGCGTTCGACGGTGAATGGGCCGAGCGGTTCGACGGTCGCGTGATGACGGCGTTCGAGCGTAAGGGCATTGCGAAGGGTCGCGAGATCCGCGACCTGGATTATCGCCGTCTGCCGCGCACGGCGTCGGGCGCGTGA
- a CDS encoding CPBP family intramembrane glutamic endopeptidase, translated as MGVIPAGAVCLAAPAFFVLRQPLLGIALLVVGVAGAIALERGRVAASTPSLARDLSLIAMGMLVVSSISLEAKLDTVSMLRFTLALGGAVALPYAVSRWVYRDRAIRFPWRGGGRWRGWQWGWLGAVLALGWLILPFYFITSGVYRNWPVVDTPDLIARLFVGVGAVGIWDELFFICTVFALLRRHLPDAAANLLQAVVFVSFLWELGYRAWGPVLTIPFALLQAVIFLKTRSLGYVVTVHLLFDAVVFAVLVHAHNPGLWDAVFLVAPGS; from the coding sequence ATGGGCGTCATTCCCGCCGGGGCGGTGTGCCTGGCCGCCCCGGCGTTCTTCGTCTTGCGCCAGCCGCTGCTCGGCATCGCCCTTCTGGTCGTCGGGGTCGCGGGCGCGATCGCCCTCGAGCGGGGCCGGGTCGCGGCATCCACGCCGTCGCTCGCGCGGGATCTGTCGCTTATCGCGATGGGGATGCTCGTGGTGAGCTCGATCTCGTTGGAGGCGAAGCTCGACACCGTCTCGATGCTGCGGTTCACTCTGGCGCTGGGCGGCGCGGTCGCGCTGCCGTATGCCGTGTCGCGATGGGTCTACCGCGATCGCGCGATCCGCTTCCCCTGGCGCGGCGGGGGACGATGGCGCGGCTGGCAGTGGGGGTGGCTCGGGGCCGTGCTGGCGCTCGGCTGGCTGATCCTGCCGTTCTACTTCATCACGTCGGGCGTGTACCGCAACTGGCCGGTGGTGGACACTCCCGACCTCATCGCCCGGCTCTTCGTCGGCGTCGGCGCCGTGGGCATCTGGGACGAGCTCTTCTTCATCTGCACGGTGTTCGCGCTGCTGCGCCGTCATCTCCCGGATGCCGCGGCCAATCTGCTGCAGGCGGTCGTGTTCGTCTCCTTCCTCTGGGAGCTCGGCTACCGCGCCTGGGGGCCGGTGCTCACCATCCCGTTCGCTCTCCTGCAAGCGGTCATCTTCCTCAAGACCCGTTCGCTGGGCTACGTCGTGACGGTGCATCTGCTCTTCGACGCCGTCGTCTTCGCGGTCCTCGTGCACGCACACAATCCGGGGCTGTGGGACGCGGTTTTCCTCGTCGCGCCCGGGTCGTGA